A genomic region of Elaeis guineensis isolate ETL-2024a chromosome 9, EG11, whole genome shotgun sequence contains the following coding sequences:
- the LOC105051278 gene encoding dolichol-phosphate mannosyltransferase subunit 1, producing MAKHEGKENKYSIIIPTYNERLNIAIIIYLVFKHLKDVDFEVIVVDDGSPDGTQDVVKQLQQVYGEDRILLRARPRKLGLGTAYYHGLKHASGEFVVIMDADLSHHPKYLPSFIRKQKETGANIITGTRYVRNGGVHGWNLMRKLTSRGANVLAQTLLWPGVSDLTGSFRLYERSVLEDVISSCVSKGYVFQMEMIVRASRKGYHIEEVPITFVDRVYGSSKLGGSEIVEYLKGLVYLLFTT from the exons ATGGCAAAACACGAGGGCAAGGAGAACAAATACAGTATAATTATCCCCACATACAATGAGCGCCTTAACATTGCCATCATAATCTACCTTGTCTTCAAGCATCTCAA GGATGTTGATTTTGAAGTCATTGTTGTAGATGATGGAAGTCCTGATGGGACTCAAGATGTCGTTAAACAATTGCAGCAAGTGTACGGGGAAGATCGTATT CTGTTACGAGCAAGGCCGAGGAAGCTTGGTTTAG GAACTGCTTATTATCATGGACTAAAGCATGCATCTGGGGAGTTTGTTGTAATTATGGATGCAGATCTTTCCCACCAT CCCAAATACCTACCAAGCTTCATCAG GAAGCAAAAGGAAACTGGTGCAAATATCATTACAGGGACCCGTTATGTTAGAAATGGTGGTGTCCATGGATGGAACCTTATGCGCAAACTGACAAGTAGGGGAGCAAATGTGCTTGCACAGACACTTTTATGGCCTGGTGTATCAGATTTGACCGGTTCCTTTAG GCTATATGAGCGGTCTGTTCTTGAAGATGTGATAAGCTCATGTGTTAGTAAAGGTTATGTCTTTCAGATGGAGATGATTGTGAGAGCTTCGAGGAAAGGATATCACATTGAAGAG GTTCCCATTACCTTCGTTGACAGAGTTTATGGAAGTTCAAAACTTGGTGGATCTGAAATTGTGGAATATCTTAAAGGCCTTGTCTACCTATTATTCACGACATAG